GTGGTCCGCGACGGCGACCGCTACCGCTTCGACTGGGGGGGCGAGGGCGGAACGGCGCGGCCGGCCGCGGGAGGCGTCGGCAAGGTGCAGGCCTTCTGGGGCAACTTCGCCGTCGCCGTCCGCGCCTACGCCTACATCCTGACGCTGGGCGGCGAGGGACTCCGGCAGGTGGCGGAGACGGCCGTCCTCAACGCCAACTACCTGATGCGCCGCCTGGCCGGCAGCTTCGAGCTCCCCTACGACCGGAGCTGCATGCACGAGTTCGTCCTCTCCGGCGAGCGGCTCAGGAAGGAGACGGGCGTTCGCGTCCTGGACGTGGCCAAGCGGCTCCTGGACTACGGCTTCCACCCGGGCACCGTCTACTTCCCGCTGATCGTCGAGGAGGCGCTGATGATCGAGCCCACGGAGACCGAGAGCCTGGCCACGCTGGACGCCTACGCCGAGGCGCTGGAGGCCATCGTGCGCGAGGCGCGCGAGGAGCCGGAGAAGCTTCGCCAGGCGCCCTTCACCACGCCCGTGCGGCGCCTGGACGAGGTCTCGGCCGCCCGCCGCCCGGTGCTCCGCTGGCAGCCGCGGCAGGCGGGGCAGGGCTGACGGGCGGAGGGAGCGGCGGGCGGGCCGCGCGGGACGGCCGGCCCGCCCGCAGGGAGGAAGCGAGTGGCGAGGACGGGGAGGTCGGAGGCGTGGCCACGATGGAGCACCTGCAGCAGAGCGACCCCGAGGTGGCGCGGCTGATCCGCGCCGAGGCGCGGCGCCAGAACGGCGGGCTCGAGCTGATCGCCTCGGAGAACTTCACGAGCCCGGCGGTGCTGGAGGCGATGGGCAGCTGCCTGACCAACAAGTACGCCGAGGGCTACCCCGGGCGCCGCTACTACGGCGGCTGCGAGATGGTGGACGAGGTGGAGCGGCTGGCGCAGGAGCGGGCCAAACGCCTCTTCGGCGCCGAGCACGCCAACGTCCAGCCCCACTCCGGCGCGCAGGCCAACATGGCCGTCTACTATGCGGCGCTGGAGCCCGGCGACACCGTGCTAGGCATGGACCTCAACCACGGTGGCCACCTGACCCACGGCAGCCCCGTCAACTTCTCGGGGCGCTGGTACCGTTTCGTCGCCTACGGGGTCGACCGGGAGAGCGAGACCATCGATTACGAGGCCGTGGAGCGGCTGGCCGAGGAGGTCCGGCCGCGCCTGATCGTGGCCGGGGCCAGCGCCTACCCGCGCCTCATCGACTTCGCCCGCTTCGCCCGCATCGCCCGTTCCGTGGGCGCGAAACTGATGGTGGACATGGCGCACATCGCCGGGCTGGTGGCCGCCGGCCTCCACCCGACGCCGGTGGGCCACGCCGACTTTGTCACCTCCACCACCCATAAGACGCTCCGCGGCCCGCGCTCGG
This Bacillota bacterium DNA region includes the following protein-coding sequences:
- a CDS encoding serine hydroxymethyltransferase — translated: MEHLQQSDPEVARLIRAEARRQNGGLELIASENFTSPAVLEAMGSCLTNKYAEGYPGRRYYGGCEMVDEVERLAQERAKRLFGAEHANVQPHSGAQANMAVYYAALEPGDTVLGMDLNHGGHLTHGSPVNFSGRWYRFVAYGVDRESETIDYEAVERLAEEVRPRLIVAGASAYPRLIDFARFARIARSVGAKLMVDMAHIAGLVAAGLHPTPVGHADFVTSTTHKTLRGPRSGFILTTAAEARAVDHAVFPGIQGGPLEHVIAAKAVCFGEALQPAFRQYQERVVENARVLAATLEELGLPLVSGGTDNHLMLAKVGALGLTGKEAEEILARVGITVNKNVIPFDTAKPTVTSGIRLGTPALTTRGMGAEEMRQIGEWIVSALRRRDDAAHLEALRREVEALCRRFPLPYEGATADEEEELP